A stretch of DNA from Bacillus sp. NP157:
CGATCTTCGACATGCTCAGGCAGAGCGCCTTCGAAGATCGCTTCCTGCACGGTCGCAGCGTCCGCGGCATGCTGGCCGAGGTGCCGGTGTGGGTGACCGAGCACGGCTGCCACGGCGTACAGGGTGCGGCACGCTGGTACCTGTACCACCGCACGACGGCCAGCGCGGCCACGCCTGAGGGCGCTGCCGCATGACGCCGCGTCCGCCCCGCATGCTGGTCCGCACGCTGCTCGTGGCAGGCATTGCTGCTGCCACGGGCATAGGCGCGTCCGTCGCGGTCGCGGCGGACGCGACACCGGCGGCGTGGTCGTTGTTGCCTGCACCGGTCGTGGCAAAGCCCACGGGCGCCGGCGCGGTCGACATCGCTGCGGGCGCCACCGTCGCCCTGCGCGGCACACCGACGCCGGCGCTGAAAGCCGTCATCGACAACTTCATGCAACGCGTCGACCGTGTGCGCGGGATCCCGCTGCGCATGGCCGCCAGCGGCACCGGCGAGGCGGAGATCACCTTTGATATCCGTTCCGACGCGGCCGTCGAGGGCGACGAAGGCTATGCCATCACGATCGACAAGGGCGGCATCGTCATCACCGCGCGCACCGTCAGTGGCGCCTTCAATGGCAGCGTGACGGCATGGCAGCTGCTCACTCCCGCCGGATGGACGCGCGGCGCCGTGGCCCAGGTGCCTTACGGCACCATCGAAGACCACCCGCGGTTCGCATGGCGTGCGCTGTTGCTTGATTCGAGCCGGCATTACCAGAGCGCCGACGAGATCAAACAAGTCATCGACTGGATGTCGCTCGACAAGCTCAACGTCCTGGTCTGGCATATCACCGACGACCAGGGCTGGCGCCTGCCGGTACCGAAGTACCCGGACCTGACCACCACGGGCGCATGTCGCGAGGCCGTCGGCAACGACAGCGAGGTCTCGGGCGGGCGTGACAAGCCTTACTGCAAGGCCTATACGGCGACGGAAATTGCCGACATCGTCCGCTACGCGGCCGAACGCAACGTGGACATCGTCCCGGAGATCGACCTTCCCGGGCACTCGCAGGCCGCCATCGCCGCCTATCCGTGGCTGGGCGTGACGGGCAAGCGTCCACCCGTATGGACCGACTGGGGCGTGAGCCCGTGGCTGCTCAATCCGAACGAAAAGAGCCTGCGTTTCGTCACCGACGTGATGGACGAGGTGATGCGCCTGTTCCCGTCGCGCTACGTCTCCATCGGCGGCGACGAAGCGGACAAGCAGCAGTGGAACGCCTCGCCCGAGGTCAACGCGCAGATGAAGGCGTTGAAGCTCGCCAACATGGACGAGCTCCAGGCCTGGTTCATGCAACAGGTCGCCACCTATCTGGTCGACCACAAGCGCACGCCCGTCGGCTGGGATGACGAAGTGGCGGCGGGCGTGACGCTGCCGCGCGCGCAGGTGGTGATGTCATGGCACGGCGACCACAACGAACGCGTCGCCCTTGCCGCCCTGCGCCAGGGCCACGACGTCGTCATGACGCCGCAGGAAACCCTGTACTTCGACCACCTGCAGTCCACGCATGCGGACGAATGGGCGGGGCCGCCGCCCGCCGTGACGCTGCGCGACGCTTACGACACGAAGGTCATCCCCCGGGGGCGACCGCGGCCGAAGCGAAGCACGTCATCGGCGTGCAGGCTGGCCTGTGGGCCGAGCAGTTGCTGACGTTCGCCAACCACCAGCACGCGACCTTCCCGCGCACGGCCGCCCTGGCCGAGCTGGGCTGGTCGGCGCCGGCTACCCACGACTGGAACGGGTTCCTGGCACGCCTTCCTGCCGAGCTGGCGCGCTACCGCGCCGTGGGCATCGTCCCTGCGGATACCGCCTTCGCGCCGTCGTTCGACGTGTCGCGGGCAGCCAGCGGCAGCTTCCGTGTCGCGCTGGCCAACCAGGTCAAGAGCGGCCGGATGCGCTACACCACCGACGGCAGCGCGCCCGGCGCCCAGTCCACGCTGTACACCCAGCCATTCACGCAACCCGCGGGCACGACCGTCCGGGTGGCGACGTTCGCCGCCGACGGCACCCTGCTGGCCGCCGCGCGATCGCAGGTGCTTGACGACGCCACGCTGCTGAGCCGCGACGGCGGCGCGCTGCAAAGTTGTTCGGGCGAGCCACCCTCGCGACTGCAGGGTGCGAAGCCGGCGCAGGGTGCCAGCCCCGTTTACGCGGTCGAGATCGGCAATGCCTGCTGGAAGTGGCCGAACGCGAATGTGCAGGGCGCCACGCACGTCACCGTGACGGCGGAACGGCTGCCCTGGCGCTACGGCGACGAGGCTCGCGGTGCGGTCGTCCGTGATCGCCACGGCGCCGCCGAAGCCATCGAGATTCACGCGAATGATTGCGAGGGGCCGCGGCTTGCCACGGTTCCGCTGGGCCCTGCCACGCCGTCGGGCGGGCAAGTCCGTCGCGAGGCCAGCCTCGCCTCGCCGGTGCCCGCGAATGCACACGCACTCTGCATCTTTGTCACGGGCGACCCACGCGAGGGGCAGTGGGCGCTGGGGCAGATCGCTTTCCAAAAGTAGGGCGCCGCGCAAGGGCACGACAGGCTCCCGGGTTCCGACAGGCAACAGTCACGAGGTCACGGCTCATGTCCACAGCACTTCGCAAGCATCCCTTGTCGTTCGCCATCGCGGTGACCCTGCTGGCTGTCGTTTCGGCACCGGCCGGCGCGTCGACCTTCTTCGACGTGCAGCAGGACGGCCAGCCCGCCGCCCGGGCCACGACCACGCAAGCCACGCCGCCCGCGGCGCCTGCGCAACAGGACGATGGCCAGGCCACCGACGGCACCACGAAGAAGAACGCCGTCGACCTTTCCGGCGTCACCGTGACCGGTGTACGCGCTTCGCAGATGAAAGCCATCGACGTGAAGCGCGACGCCGACAAGATCCAGGACAGCATCACGGCCGAGAACATCGGCGCCCTGCCCGACACGACGATCACCGACTCGCTCCAGCGCATCACCGGCGTGCAGATCAACCGCGACGCGGGCGTAGGCACCTCGGTGGACGTACGCGGCCTGCCGCAGGTCGGCACCATGTTGAACGGCGAGGTATTCATCACCGCCGACCAGATCGACTCGCAGCAACCGGACTTCAGCATGCTGCCGTCCACGCTGTTCCACGGCGCGGATGTCGTCAAATCGGCCACCGCCGACGAAACGGACGCGGGCATCAGCGGCGCGATCGACCTGCATACCTACCGGCCCTGGGACCTGCCCTCCGGCTTCACGTACAGCTACTCGGCCAATGGCGAGCGCGGCTCGACGACCAAGCACACCGGCCCCGAGGCCAACGGCCTGTTCTCGTACAACGACAACGGGCGCTGGGGCTTCCTGCTTTCCGGTGATTATTCCGATACCCGGCGGATGAACTCCACCGAGGGCCTGGACCAGTACGGCGTGGTGCTCAATGGCGAGAACGCCGCCAGCGCTGGCGGGTACAACGGCTTCCTTACTCCATGGAATGGCGCACCGATCCCCTCGCAGATCGTCCAGAACGCGGACGGCAGCGTCGACGTGAACGGCGATGGCAAGTCCAACGGTGTGTTCATGGGCAGCCAGAACTTCGGCATCAACCAGATCATCACCGAGCGCAAGCGCAAGTCGGGCAATGCGTCGTTCCAGTTCGACATCGGCAATGGTTTCAGCCTCACCAGCGACTACTTCTACTCGCAGCAGCACGAGTTCGACCGGAACGTCGGCGTCCAGTTCAACTCGACCAACTGGCAGGGTGCCACCTACGTGCCCCTGCAATCGCAGGACACGGGCAAGCCGGCGCTGGGCTCGTACGGCACGCCCGAGCCGGGCTGGGAAGGCTCGAACATCTACACCACGCAGGTCTACCAGAAGTGGCCGGGCGACGTGGAGTCGTACTCGCAGATGATCCGCAAGTTCTCCCAGGCCAAGAACCTCAACCTGCAGCTGGACTACGACGACGGCGGCCCGTTCACCGCATCGGTGCGCGGCATCCACGACACGGCATCGCAGTCGCTGCAGGAAACCGACGTCAATATTTCCGACTCGGACGGCGCGCTGTGGCCCAACGTGCTGGCCGACGGCGTGCCCGATGACGCCGTGCCACCAGGCACCTTCGTCTACCCGGCTGAGCTGGGCGGCAACCGCGTGTTCAACCCGACGGGCATCCCGCAGAACACGATTCCCATCACCGCCGACTTCCGGGGCCGCTACCTGAAGATCGGCACGCCGGCCGAGCTGGCGGCTGCCTTCGCGGACCCCAACGCATGGACGTTCAAGACGCTTGAATCCTCCGGCAACTACGACCGCAAGGTCGCCCTCAACGCCCTGCGCTTCGATGGCAAGTTCGATTTCAGCGACGGGTTCAAGCTGAAGTTCGGCGTGCGTAACAGCATCCGCACGGCAGACAACAAGGGCTACACGTTTGAAACCCCGGTCTATGCGGGCATGGGCGCCTCCGACCCGGGTGGCTGCCTGGTGCGGTATGTCGGCGCCGACGTGGTGTTGAACAGCGGCTCCTGTACGGCCGGCAATGAGCAGGGCTACTTCCGCGCGGGCCCCTTGTCGGCCATCTCGATGCCGAACACGGCAGCGCCGCTGGCGGACAACTTCAAGGCCTATAACAACCTGCTCGGTTCCGGCATCAATTTCTGGGCGATCGACCCCAATGCGATGAAGAACCCCGAGGACTACTGGAAGTCCCTGTACCCCGATACGGTCTCCGTGGGCGAGCCCGGTACCACCTGGGGCGTGCGGCTGAAGGAACTCACGGGATACCTGCAGGGCGATTTCAACGGCACCATCGGCGACATGCCCTACAGCGGCAACATCGGCGTGCGCCTGATCCGCAGCCACCTCGACGTCACCCAGCACCTCAGCGGCGACCCGGGTGCGTACGGCGACGAGCCGGAGGATGTGGGCACCGAGGTCACGAAGCGGCGCTACCAGGACATCCTGCCTTCGGCGAACTTCGCCCTGGACGTGACCGACACCGTGAAGGTTCGCCTCGCGTACTCGAAGAACATGATGCCGCTGGACCTGAGTACCTGGGCGGGTGGCCTGCAGCTGAACTATTCGCTCTCGGAGACGCCCGACGGCCCGATCTTCCGTGTCTCCAACGGCACGTCCTCGGGTAACCCGAACCTGGATCCGTGGCGCTCGACCAACTTCGGCGCGTCGGCCGAGTGGTACATCAACCCGTCGAGCATGGTCAGCCTCGCGCTGTTCCGCATCAACGTGGATAGCTTCATCAAGAACGGCAGCGTGACCAACTGCACCCTGCCCGACGAAGACGGCGTGGTCCGCGATCATTGCATCGTCATCACCCAGCCGGTCCAGGGCACGGGCAATAGCATCAAGGGTGCGGAATTCGACTACCGCCAGGGCTTCACCTTCCTGCCGGGCATCCTGTCGAAGACCGGCATGGAGGTGAATGCCACCTACGCGCCGAGCAATTCCGGTGAGAAGGACCTGGCGGGCAAGAAGATCCCGTTCCAGGACAACTCCACGAAGTCGGGCAACTTCATCCTCTGGTACCAGGATGACCGCTTCCAGGCCCGCGTGGCGTACAACTACCGTTCGCGTCGCGCGGTGATGGACAGCGTCGGCGGCATCACCGGCCTGGAAATGTACGAGGCCCCGCAGAAGTACATCGATGCCTCGGTCTCGTACAAGTTCGCCAAGCAGCTGGAAGTGTTCCTCAACGCCACCAACCTGACCAACGAGTACCAGAAGTACTACCTGGTGTTCCCGAACCAGCCCGGGCACTCGACCTTCTCCGAGCGCATGTTTATGTTCGGTATTCGTGGCCAGTGGTAGGGGAACCCATGCGCGAGCGTAACTTCCATCGATCCATCGGGGTGTTCTCCGGCACCGCCATCAACATGACCCAGATGTGCGGCATCGGGCCCTTCATCACCATCCCGCTGATGGTGGCGGCGATGGGTGGCCCCCAGGCCATCGTCGGGTGGATCGTGGGCGCGCTGCTGGCGATGGCCGACGGGCTGGTCTGGGCTGAGCTCGGTGCGGCGATGCCGGGCTCCGGCGGTACCTATGTATACCTGCGCGAAGCGTTCCAGAAACGTACCGGCAAGCTGATGCCGTTCCTGTTCATCTGGACGATGCTGCTTGCCATCCCCCTGCTGATGTCCACCGGCATCATCGGCATGGTGGAGTACCTGCAGTTCTTCTTCCCGGCGATGGGCTGGTGGACGACCCACCTGGTGGGCATCGCGGCGACGGGGCTGGTCACCTGGCTGCTCTATCGCCGCATCGAGTCGGTCCGCCTGATCACGGTGGCCCTGTGGGTGATCATGCTGGTCTCGATCATCGGCGTGGCGGCCGCCGGCTTTTCGCACTTCGACGCCCACCTCGCGTTCGACTTCCCGCCGGATGCCTTCGGGCCACGCTTCTTCGGCGGCCTGGGCGCGGGCCTCATCATCGGCGTGTACGACTACCTCGGCTACAACACCACGGCGTACATCGGCGACGAGCTGCGCGATCCGGGGCACACCATGCCCCGCTCCATCATCATCTCGATCATGGCGATGATGGTGATCTACCTGCTGCTCAACATCAGCGTGCTGGGCGTGGCGCCCTGGCAGGAGATCGCCGGCTCCAAATCCATCGCCTCCCTGGTGGTCGAGCGCAGCTGGGGCCACACGGCGGCCGCCGTGATGACCACGCTCATCATCATCACCGCGCTGGCTTCCGTGTTCACCGGCCTGCTCGGGGGTTCGCGCGTGCCGTTCGAAGCGGCGCGGGACAAGGTCTTCCTCTCGGCGTTCGGCCGCCTGCACGCGAAGGATGGCTTCCCGCATGTCGCCCTGCTCACGATGGGCGTCGTCACCGCCATCGGTACGTTCTTCGACCTGACCGAAGTCATCAACATGCTGCTGACGGCGACCATCCTGGTGCAGTCGCTTGCCCAGGTGGTCGCGCTGATCGTGCTGCGCCGGCGCGAGCCCGACCTCGACCGGCCGTACCGTCAATGGCTGTACCCGGTGCCGTGCATCATCGCGCTGGTGGGCTGGGTCTACGTCTACGTCTCTGCGTCCACCTTGTCCCTGCTGCTGTCGGGCGCGTGGATCCTCGCGGGCCTGGTGGTGTTCGTGCTCTGGGCACGGGTTAACGCGGCGTGGCCGTTCGCACCCCTTGAATCGCACCCTTCCGCTGTCCGGGAATCGTAACGCCATGCAGATCACAACCCGGTCCGCCCTGGTGGCGGCTATCGCGGTGAGCCTCGCCAGCAGCCCGATGGCGATGGCCGGCACCACCTATACCGATACGCGCGTGGCGGCCGATGCCGCGACGGTGACGCCCATCGCCCGCTGGCAGATCCAGGACACGGCAAAGGCCCACGAGGCCGGCGCCGCGATATCCGCGACCGGTTTCGCCACGAAGGAGTGGATCCCCGCCACCGGCCGCGCCACCGTGATGGCCGGCCTGCTTGAGAACGGTGTGCTCGAGAAGGGTGTGTTCAAGGGCGATGTGTTCTACAGCGACAACCTGCGTGCCGTGCAGGTGCCCGATGCCAGCGGCAACCTCTTCGTGACGCCGTGGTGGTATCGCGCGGGGTTCTCGCTGGCGAAGGCGCCGGCATCGCGGCATACGCTGCTGCGCACGCACGGCATCATCGCCAGTGCCGATGTCTGGGTGAACGGGCAACAGGTGGCCGACCACGCCGACATCGCCGGTGCGTACCCGGTGAGGGACATCGATGTAACCCGCCAGGTCCACGCCGGTGCCAATGCCGTGGCGTTGAAGATCCATCCCGGCGATCCGCGGATGAGCCTGTCGATCGGCTGGGTCGACTGGAACCCCACGCCGCCGGACAACAACATGGGGCCCTGGCGCGGCGTCGACATCATCCAGACCGGGCCGGTGGCGCTGAGCGCCCCGCACGTGCTCACCACCCTCTCCGACGATCTGAAGCAGGCGACGCTGGCGGTCAAGGTCACCGCGACGAACCTGGATACGGTGGCGCGTGACGCGACGCTCGCGGGCACCGTGGCCGGCAAGCCGCTGCAGGCGACGGTCCATCTCGCTCCCGGCGAGGCGAAAGTGGTGTCGTTCGCGTCGGGCGACGCACCGGCCGCCACGCTGGAAAATCCCAAGGTCTGGTGGCCCATCGCCATGGGTGACCACCCGCTCTACGACATGGCAGTGACCGCCACCGTCGATGGCGAACTCTCCGACCGCGCCGCCACCTCGTTCGGCGTACGCCGGGTCGAGTCGAAGCTGACCCCGAAGGGCTATCGCCAGTTCATCGTCAACGGCAAACCGTTGCTCATTCGCGGTGGCGGCTGGGCGCCGGACATGTTCCTGCGCGACGACCCCGCGCGGATGGAGGCCGAGTTCCGCTACGTGGTGAACCTGGGCCTCAATACCATCCGCAGCGAAGGCAAGCTGGAGAACGACCGCTTCTACGACCTCGCCGACCGCAACGGCATCCTCGTGCTGGCCGGCTGGGAGTGTTGCGACAAGTGGGAAGCGGCGGCCAAGACCGGCGGCCAGCCGTGGAACGATGCGGACATGCGCGTGGCGCAGGCATCGATGGCCAGCGAGGCACGCCTGCTGCGCAACCATCCCTCGGTGATCGGCTTCTTCATCGGCAGCGACCATGCGCCGCCGCCGGCGCTTTCGAAGATGTACACCGACACCCTGCGCGCCGAGGAATGGTCCTTGCCGATCATCTCGGCCGCCGTGCCCGAAGGAACACCCGAGGCGGGCCCGTCCGGCATGAAGATGGCAGGTCCCTACGACTGGATCCCGCCGTCGTACTGGTACGCGGACAAGCTGGGTGGGGCGTTCGGCTTCGACTCGGAAGTCAGCGCAGGCGCGGTGATCCCCCGGCTTGAGGATGTCCAGCGCATGCTGTCGCCGCAGGAGCAGGAAGCGCTGTGGAAGTACCCGGAGACGCGGCAGTTCCACGCCTCGGCGGACTGGTCGACCTTCGCCGTGCTCACGCCCTTCGACACGGCCCTGGCCCGCCGCTACGGCGCACCCACCGGCCTTGCCGACTACGTGGCCAAGGCCCAGCTGGACAACTACGACAACGTGCGCGCGCAGTTCGAAGCCTTCAATGCCCACATGGACTCGACGAATCCATCCACCGGCGTCATCTACTGGATGCTCAACAACGCGTGGCCGTCGCTGCACTGGCACCTCTACGACTACTACCTGAACCCGGCCGGCGCGTACTACGGCGCCATGAAGGCGAACGAGCCGCTGCACATCCAGTACGCCTACGATTCGCGCGCGATCATGGTCGTGAACCACACGCTGCAGGCGCAGCACGCGCTACAGGCTACGGTGAAGGTCCGCAACCTCGATGGCAGCGTCCGTTTCCAGAAGCAGGTACCGGGCATCGACCTGGCCGGCAACCATACGCAGTCGGTGCTCGACCTGCCCACGATCGCGAACCTTTCCACCGTGTACTTCATCGAGCTGGAGCTCGCGACGGCCGACGGCAAGACGGCAAGCCGCAACGTGTACTGGCTCTCCACGCGCCCCGACGAGCTCGACTGGGCAAAGTCGAACTGGTACCTCACGCCGCTGACGCAGTACGGCGACTTTACGGCACTGGCCTCCCTGCCGAAGGCGACCCGCGAGGTCCACGTCGCCACTGCGCGCGATGGCGATGACGAAGTCACGACGGTCACGCTTTCCGTGCCCGCATCGTCCCCGGCCGCTGCCGTGCAGGAACACCTCTCGATCCTTCGCGGGGCGAAGGGCGAGCTTGCGCTGCCCGTGAGGTGGTCTGACAATGACGTCACGCTGTGGCCCGGTGAATCCATCGTGCTGACCGCACGCTATCCGGCACGCGGCAACGCCGGCACCTTGGTGCAGGTCGAAGGCTGGAACGCTCCGGCAGCGCAGTTCACGGCGGGTGGTACCCAGGGAACGAAGCATTGAAGAGGTCGTCATGTCGCGCGTGACCATTAACGATGTGGCCCGTGCCTCCGATACGTCGAAGAAGACCGTCTCCCGCGTGCTCAACCAGGAGCCGGGTGTGCGCAAGGAAGTGCGCGAGCGGGTGATGGCGGCCGTCGCCGAACTCAACTACCGGCCACTCGCCTCGGCGCGCAGCCTCGCTTCCAATCGCTCCTTCATGATCGGGCTGCTGTACGACAACCTGTCGCCCAGCTATGTCATGGAAGTACAGGCCGGCGTGCAGGAAGCCTGCGAGGCGCACCAGTACAGCATGATGGTGCAGCCGCTGGACTCCACCGCGCCGGATTTCATGGAGCGCGTCGAGGGCATCCTGTGGCGGCACCGCCCCGATGGCCTGATCCTCACGCCACCGATCACCGACCACCCGGCCCTGCTCGCCCACCTGCGCGCGGCCGGGCTGCCGTTCGCGTCCATCGCACCGCGCAAGCCCAAGGGCATCGCCGGCGTGATCCTGCGCGAACGCGAGGCCGCGGCGGCAATGGTCGCCCACCTCGTCGCACTGGGGCACCGGCGCATCGCCCATATCATCGGCGACCCGAAGCATGGCGCGGGTGTGTGGCGCCTCGCCGGCTTCCGCGACGGCCTCAAGCGCGCGGGGCTGGACGAACGCGCCGATTACATGGTCCAGGGCCGGTTTTCGTTCGAATCCGGGGTGCATGCCGCCCGCCAGTTGCTGGGACTGAAGGAGCGGCCCACGGCCATCTTCGCCGCCGATGACGACATGGCGGTGGGTGCCATCTGGGCCGCGGCGGAAGCCGGTGTCTCGGTGCCCGGCGACGTCTCCATCTGCGGCTTCGACGACACGACCATCGCCACGCAGGTATGGCCTATGCTGACCACCGTGCACCAGCCAGTCCGCGACATGGGCAAGCGCGCCACCGAGGAGCTCCTCCTGGGACTCCAGGGCAAGGGCGAGCCGCGCATGGTCGAAGTCGAGTACCAGATGCGCCTGCGCGCATCGACGGCGCCCGCGCGCTGATTCGTGGCCCCATCACCGTCCCAAGGAAGCCCTGCATGACCGCGACGCCCGATGCCCTCCCGACCCAGCGCCGGTTCCACTTCATCTCCGGGCTGCCGCGCGCGGGCACCACGTTGCTGGCCGCCATCCTCAACCAGAATCCGCGCTTCCGCGCCGGCATGACCAGCCCCGTCGCGGACATCATGGGCGTGGTGATAGCCGAGGCCAGCAGCCGCAACGACTTCGCGTTCGATGTCTCGGACGAGCAGCGCGTGGCACTGCTGCGCGGCCTGGTGGAAAACTTCTATTCCGTCGATGCCCGCCCCGAGGCGATCTTCGACATGAGCCGCCTTTGGTGCAGCCGCATGGGCCTGCTCAACACGCTGTTCCCTGGCGTGAAGGTGGTCGCGTGCGTGCGCCAGCTGGCCTGGGTGCTCGACAGCATGGAGCGGCTGGTGCTCAGGCAGCCGGTGAGCGTCAGCAAGGTGTTCCGCTACGACACCAATACCACGGTGTATTCGCGCGTGGAGGCACTGACCGATCCGCGCGGCATGGTCGGCTTTGCCTATCAGGCGGTGAAAGAAGCCTTCTACGGCGAGCACGCCCGTGACCACCTCCTACTGCTCACCTACGAAAACCTGGTACGCGAGCCCGAGGCGGCGCTGCGTGCGGTCTATGCGTTCCTGGGCGAACCCTGGTTCGACCACGACTTCGACAACATCGAGTACAGTGCGGACGAGTTCGACGCGCGCGTCGGCATGCCCGGCCTGCATTCGGTGCGTGCCCGCGTGGAGGCCGTGGAGCGCACGCCGGTCCTGCCGCGCGAGGTTTTCGGGCGGTTTGCCAACGAGGCGTTCTGGGCCGACCCGAAGAACAATATTCACGGGGTCACCATCGTCTGACGCCCGTCGCGGCCCTTACGTTCTTCTCACATTCGTCAACGCATGCTCCTGCCACCGATCCATACAGGGGTATACACATGCGCGCAGGTCTCATCGTTGTTGGCATCATCCTGATTGGCCTGGGTATCTGGGTGGTCATGGGTAACGGCAGTTACCAGAAGACCGATACGGTCGCCTCGCTGGGCCCCGCCAAGATCGAAGCAACCCACGACAAGTCGATTCCGCAGTGGGCTGGCATCGCCGGCATCGTGATCGGCGGCATCGTCGCCGTCGCCGGCATCGCCCGCAAGCGCTAAGCCGCTTGCCCAGGGGCCGCCCGGCCGGTCCGGGCGGCCCTCCTCCGGTACAATGGGGGATGGACGTATCCCATCTTCTCGACGGCCTGAACGAC
This window harbors:
- a CDS encoding chitobiase/beta-hexosaminidase C-terminal domain-containing protein, which gives rise to MQAGLWAEQLLTFANHQHATFPRTAALAELGWSAPATHDWNGFLARLPAELARYRAVGIVPADTAFAPSFDVSRAASGSFRVALANQVKSGRMRYTTDGSAPGAQSTLYTQPFTQPAGTTVRVATFAADGTLLAAARSQVLDDATLLSRDGGALQSCSGEPPSRLQGAKPAQGASPVYAVEIGNACWKWPNANVQGATHVTVTAERLPWRYGDEARGAVVRDRHGAAEAIEIHANDCEGPRLATVPLGPATPSGGQVRREASLASPVPANAHALCIFVTGDPREGQWALGQIAFQK
- a CDS encoding beta-N-acetylhexosaminidase, producing the protein MTPRPPRMLVRTLLVAGIAAATGIGASVAVAADATPAAWSLLPAPVVAKPTGAGAVDIAAGATVALRGTPTPALKAVIDNFMQRVDRVRGIPLRMAASGTGEAEITFDIRSDAAVEGDEGYAITIDKGGIVITARTVSGAFNGSVTAWQLLTPAGWTRGAVAQVPYGTIEDHPRFAWRALLLDSSRHYQSADEIKQVIDWMSLDKLNVLVWHITDDQGWRLPVPKYPDLTTTGACREAVGNDSEVSGGRDKPYCKAYTATEIADIVRYAAERNVDIVPEIDLPGHSQAAIAAYPWLGVTGKRPPVWTDWGVSPWLLNPNEKSLRFVTDVMDEVMRLFPSRYVSIGGDEADKQQWNASPEVNAQMKALKLANMDELQAWFMQQVATYLVDHKRTPVGWDDEVAAGVTLPRAQVVMSWHGDHNERVALAALRQGHDVVMTPQETLYFDHLQSTHADEWAGPPPAVTLRDAYDTKVIPRGRPRPKRSTSSACRLACGPSSC
- a CDS encoding LacI family DNA-binding transcriptional regulator encodes the protein MTINDVARASDTSKKTVSRVLNQEPGVRKEVRERVMAAVAELNYRPLASARSLASNRSFMIGLLYDNLSPSYVMEVQAGVQEACEAHQYSMMVQPLDSTAPDFMERVEGILWRHRPDGLILTPPITDHPALLAHLRAAGLPFASIAPRKPKGIAGVILREREAAAAMVAHLVALGHRRIAHIIGDPKHGAGVWRLAGFRDGLKRAGLDERADYMVQGRFSFESGVHAARQLLGLKERPTAIFAADDDMAVGAIWAAAEAGVSVPGDVSICGFDDTTIATQVWPMLTTVHQPVRDMGKRATEELLLGLQGKGEPRMVEVEYQMRLRASTAPAR
- a CDS encoding sulfotransferase, giving the protein MTATPDALPTQRRFHFISGLPRAGTTLLAAILNQNPRFRAGMTSPVADIMGVVIAEASSRNDFAFDVSDEQRVALLRGLVENFYSVDARPEAIFDMSRLWCSRMGLLNTLFPGVKVVACVRQLAWVLDSMERLVLRQPVSVSKVFRYDTNTTVYSRVEALTDPRGMVGFAYQAVKEAFYGEHARDHLLLLTYENLVREPEAALRAVYAFLGEPWFDHDFDNIEYSADEFDARVGMPGLHSVRARVEAVERTPVLPREVFGRFANEAFWADPKNNIHGVTIV
- a CDS encoding TonB-dependent receptor yields the protein MSTALRKHPLSFAIAVTLLAVVSAPAGASTFFDVQQDGQPAARATTTQATPPAAPAQQDDGQATDGTTKKNAVDLSGVTVTGVRASQMKAIDVKRDADKIQDSITAENIGALPDTTITDSLQRITGVQINRDAGVGTSVDVRGLPQVGTMLNGEVFITADQIDSQQPDFSMLPSTLFHGADVVKSATADETDAGISGAIDLHTYRPWDLPSGFTYSYSANGERGSTTKHTGPEANGLFSYNDNGRWGFLLSGDYSDTRRMNSTEGLDQYGVVLNGENAASAGGYNGFLTPWNGAPIPSQIVQNADGSVDVNGDGKSNGVFMGSQNFGINQIITERKRKSGNASFQFDIGNGFSLTSDYFYSQQHEFDRNVGVQFNSTNWQGATYVPLQSQDTGKPALGSYGTPEPGWEGSNIYTTQVYQKWPGDVESYSQMIRKFSQAKNLNLQLDYDDGGPFTASVRGIHDTASQSLQETDVNISDSDGALWPNVLADGVPDDAVPPGTFVYPAELGGNRVFNPTGIPQNTIPITADFRGRYLKIGTPAELAAAFADPNAWTFKTLESSGNYDRKVALNALRFDGKFDFSDGFKLKFGVRNSIRTADNKGYTFETPVYAGMGASDPGGCLVRYVGADVVLNSGSCTAGNEQGYFRAGPLSAISMPNTAAPLADNFKAYNNLLGSGINFWAIDPNAMKNPEDYWKSLYPDTVSVGEPGTTWGVRLKELTGYLQGDFNGTIGDMPYSGNIGVRLIRSHLDVTQHLSGDPGAYGDEPEDVGTEVTKRRYQDILPSANFALDVTDTVKVRLAYSKNMMPLDLSTWAGGLQLNYSLSETPDGPIFRVSNGTSSGNPNLDPWRSTNFGASAEWYINPSSMVSLALFRINVDSFIKNGSVTNCTLPDEDGVVRDHCIVITQPVQGTGNSIKGAEFDYRQGFTFLPGILSKTGMEVNATYAPSNSGEKDLAGKKIPFQDNSTKSGNFILWYQDDRFQARVAYNYRSRRAVMDSVGGITGLEMYEAPQKYIDASVSYKFAKQLEVFLNATNLTNEYQKYYLVFPNQPGHSTFSERMFMFGIRGQW
- a CDS encoding APC family permease, which translates into the protein MRERNFHRSIGVFSGTAINMTQMCGIGPFITIPLMVAAMGGPQAIVGWIVGALLAMADGLVWAELGAAMPGSGGTYVYLREAFQKRTGKLMPFLFIWTMLLAIPLLMSTGIIGMVEYLQFFFPAMGWWTTHLVGIAATGLVTWLLYRRIESVRLITVALWVIMLVSIIGVAAAGFSHFDAHLAFDFPPDAFGPRFFGGLGAGLIIGVYDYLGYNTTAYIGDELRDPGHTMPRSIIISIMAMMVIYLLLNISVLGVAPWQEIAGSKSIASLVVERSWGHTAAAVMTTLIIITALASVFTGLLGGSRVPFEAARDKVFLSAFGRLHAKDGFPHVALLTMGVVTAIGTFFDLTEVINMLLTATILVQSLAQVVALIVLRRREPDLDRPYRQWLYPVPCIIALVGWVYVYVSASTLSLLLSGAWILAGLVVFVLWARVNAAWPFAPLESHPSAVRES